In Pyxidicoccus xibeiensis, the following proteins share a genomic window:
- the sitA5 gene encoding SitA5 family polymorphic toxin, translated as MRIERLNGWSTCCAVLLLLVAGCTTSKVVRLDTGEGTPSVITPRKVVGAEVETAELHPVEWAGAVRELARTARPFTRMPLREARALFGVPSLSGVYEYDWRNKRLIGLTAETRALHLDDPDERLAKDYLRWCERGGSPPGDCLGILETGPLLRSEAKFTLALALGMGSVWDGTEAELRSLTSGRALAATIATTVAMYFTLLILPEPVSKGVAAVISVAAIAWLGFDTFIGLLDAWADLVLKSDAALTFGELRDVGDAFGKVLGEKGARFFVMMATAATGRTAGELASKVPTLPGASQAALTLEGQAGVRLGALVQVHAVAVNSEGITIHLAPSAVAMASEKVTRRRPAPRSQRSTASTISPLGQGQGYPTFDAFKQAHGKAGEGRAWHHLVEQREANVKRFGVERIHNTDNLVLLDKTVHDRISALYSSIRHDITESTVLTVRQWMNTQSFEAQHEFGLLVLKNVSNGVW; from the coding sequence ATGCGCATCGAACGGCTGAACGGGTGGAGCACCTGCTGCGCCGTGCTGCTCCTGCTGGTGGCGGGCTGCACGACGTCAAAGGTCGTCCGGTTGGACACGGGGGAAGGCACTCCCAGTGTCATCACGCCGCGAAAGGTCGTCGGCGCCGAGGTCGAGACCGCGGAGCTGCACCCCGTAGAGTGGGCCGGCGCGGTGAGGGAGCTGGCCAGGACAGCCAGGCCCTTCACGCGAATGCCGCTGCGGGAAGCCCGGGCGTTGTTCGGCGTGCCGTCGCTGAGCGGCGTGTACGAGTACGACTGGCGCAACAAGCGACTCATCGGGTTGACGGCCGAGACGCGCGCCCTGCACCTGGATGACCCGGACGAGAGGTTGGCGAAGGACTACCTCCGCTGGTGCGAGCGCGGTGGGAGCCCCCCGGGAGACTGCCTCGGTATCCTGGAGACCGGCCCGCTGCTGCGGAGCGAAGCGAAGTTCACCCTGGCGCTGGCCCTGGGCATGGGCTCGGTGTGGGACGGAACGGAAGCAGAGCTGAGGAGTCTGACGAGCGGCAGGGCGCTGGCCGCGACAATTGCCACCACCGTCGCGATGTACTTCACGCTCCTGATACTGCCTGAGCCAGTCTCGAAGGGCGTGGCGGCGGTGATTTCCGTGGCCGCCATTGCCTGGCTGGGCTTCGACACCTTCATCGGGCTCCTGGATGCATGGGCGGACCTGGTGCTGAAGTCGGATGCGGCGCTGACCTTCGGCGAGCTGCGCGACGTGGGGGACGCGTTCGGGAAGGTGCTGGGAGAGAAGGGCGCCCGGTTCTTCGTGATGATGGCGACGGCGGCGACGGGCAGGACGGCGGGCGAGCTGGCCTCGAAGGTGCCCACCCTGCCGGGAGCGTCCCAGGCCGCGCTGACGCTGGAAGGACAGGCCGGAGTCCGGCTCGGCGCTCTGGTGCAGGTGCACGCCGTCGCGGTGAACTCCGAGGGCATTACCATCCACCTCGCCCCCAGCGCGGTGGCGATGGCCTCGGAGAAGGTGACGAGGAGGCGGCCCGCACCGCGGAGCCAGCGGTCCACCGCGTCCACCATCAGCCCGCTTGGACAGGGGCAGGGCTACCCGACCTTCGATGCCTTCAAGCAGGCCCATGGAAAGGCGGGGGAGGGCAGGGCGTGGCATCACCTCGTCGAGCAGCGAGAGGCCAACGTGAAGCGCTTCGGGGTCGAGCGCATCCACAACACCGACAACCTCGTCCTGCTGGACAAGACGGTTCATGACCGCATCAGCGCGCTCTACTCATCCATCCGCCACGACATCACGGAGTCGACCGTCTTGACCGTGCGGCAGTGGATGAATACGCAGTCCTTCGAAGCGCAACATGAGTTTGGGTTGCTCGTCCTGAAGAATGTCTCGAATGGAGTCTGGTGA
- a CDS encoding OmpA family protein codes for MTTRKNATVRNKAAAVLLSAAMLGAGGCATPGKRTATGAAAGGIVGAGAGAIAGGWKGAAVGAAAGAAVGGGVGNYLDKRAQELEKVAETRKTEHGLLLNLQSELLFETNSAVLTDSAVNQLTQIGDILAKYPDDRITIEGHTDSRGTEPFNESLSMRRADAVARVLRGRGVEERQMVVLGQGETEPVAPNTTENGRTANRRVELHIDVPQASRRG; via the coding sequence GGCGATGCTGGGCGCGGGTGGCTGTGCCACGCCCGGCAAGCGCACGGCGACGGGCGCGGCCGCGGGCGGCATCGTGGGCGCGGGCGCGGGCGCCATTGCCGGCGGCTGGAAGGGCGCGGCCGTGGGTGCGGCGGCGGGTGCCGCGGTGGGCGGAGGTGTGGGCAACTACCTCGACAAGCGGGCCCAGGAGCTGGAGAAGGTCGCCGAGACGCGCAAGACGGAGCACGGCCTGCTCCTCAACCTGCAGAGCGAGCTGCTCTTCGAGACCAACAGCGCCGTGCTTACCGACAGCGCCGTGAATCAGCTCACGCAGATTGGCGACATCCTCGCGAAGTACCCGGATGACCGCATCACCATCGAAGGCCACACCGACAGCCGGGGCACGGAGCCCTTCAACGAGTCGCTGTCGATGCGGCGCGCGGACGCGGTGGCGCGCGTGCTGCGGGGCCGCGGCGTCGAGGAGCGGCAGATGGTGGTGCTGGGCCAGGGCGAGACGGAGCCCGTCGCCCCCAACACCACCGAGAATGGCCGCACGGCCAACCGGCGCGTCGAGCTGCACATCGACGTGCCCCAGGCGTCCCGCCGCGGCTGA
- a CDS encoding DUF2019 domain-containing protein: MELDALVEEFARNVAAQGDAIGRGDSRTGNKHARRYTAALEQLRLRGDEGREALTVLLEHPRADVRATAAGFLLRYRTAKAKAVLEGVIKEGGLAAIGATMTLKRWNEGTWSLDPG; this comes from the coding sequence ATGGAGCTCGATGCCCTCGTCGAGGAGTTCGCGCGCAACGTGGCCGCACAGGGGGATGCGATAGGGCGGGGCGACTCGAGGACAGGAAACAAGCACGCCCGCCGCTATACCGCAGCACTGGAGCAGCTGCGCCTGCGAGGTGACGAGGGTCGCGAAGCACTCACCGTGTTGCTCGAGCACCCCCGCGCTGATGTCCGCGCGACGGCCGCCGGCTTCCTCCTTCGCTACCGGACCGCGAAGGCAAAGGCTGTGCTCGAAGGGGTCATCAAGGAAGGAGGGCTCGCCGCGATTGGGGCAACGATGACCCTGAAGCGCTGGAATGAGGGGACCTGGAGCCTCGACCCCGGCTGA
- a CDS encoding monovalent cation:proton antiporter-2 (CPA2) family protein — protein MSASAPEAPVYVQALIFLGAAVVAVPLFRKLRLGSILGYLAAGLVIGPFGLGLFSDSTSVMHVAELGVVLFLFIIGLELNVSRLWSMRRDIFVLGTAQVVFAGLLIMLYPLLVANRPWQAALIAGLGLALSSTAMVMQMLGEKGEVQHPHGQKAFAILLLQDLAIVPLLALVALLSPQDSAGADPAWLSAAKMLGGVAAVVLTGRYLLSPFFRVLANAGAHEVMTAAALLVVIAAATLMTYVGLSAALGAFLAGVLLAESSYRHELEADLEPFRGLLLGLFFISVGMTVDLKVILSHWRVLLGALVAVILIKTTVVYGLMRLLRNGHEVSIRTALLLPQGGEFGFVLFSTAVAAGVMVQEQATLLVALVTLTMAVTPLLAALTPRLVGRSSAPERKESFDGARGSVLIVGFGRFGQMVAQLLLAEGVDVTTIDNDVEMIEAAERFGFKVYYGDGTRLDVLRAAGAERARLICVCVERKEAASRIAELCRTTFPLAQLYVRAYDRVHALELLEHGVHYQLRETFESAIAFGRAALVGLGLPPERVVEVEEDVRQRDRERFALQQQGRDAQAGNDKLYTRPVPRPEPFIPPQRQAVALNPSPRGEGATEEEGKDR, from the coding sequence ATGTCCGCCTCCGCTCCCGAGGCTCCCGTCTACGTCCAGGCGCTCATCTTCCTGGGCGCGGCGGTCGTCGCCGTACCCCTGTTCCGCAAGCTGCGCCTGGGCTCCATCCTCGGCTACCTGGCCGCGGGGCTCGTCATCGGCCCGTTCGGGCTGGGGCTCTTCTCCGACAGCACGTCGGTGATGCACGTGGCCGAGCTGGGCGTCGTGCTCTTCCTCTTCATCATCGGGCTGGAGCTCAACGTGTCGCGGCTGTGGTCCATGCGCCGCGACATCTTCGTGCTCGGCACGGCGCAGGTGGTCTTCGCCGGCCTGCTCATCATGCTCTACCCGCTCCTGGTGGCGAACCGGCCCTGGCAGGCCGCGCTCATCGCGGGGCTGGGGCTGGCGCTGTCGTCCACGGCCATGGTCATGCAGATGCTGGGCGAGAAGGGCGAGGTCCAGCACCCCCACGGCCAGAAGGCCTTCGCCATCCTCCTGCTGCAGGACCTGGCCATCGTCCCGCTGCTCGCGCTGGTGGCGCTGCTGTCTCCCCAGGACTCGGCTGGAGCGGACCCGGCCTGGCTGTCCGCCGCGAAGATGCTGGGCGGCGTGGCCGCCGTGGTGCTCACGGGCCGCTACCTGCTCAGTCCCTTCTTCCGCGTGCTGGCGAACGCGGGCGCCCACGAGGTGATGACGGCCGCCGCGCTGCTCGTCGTCATCGCCGCGGCCACGCTGATGACGTACGTCGGGCTGTCCGCCGCGCTCGGCGCGTTCCTTGCGGGCGTGCTGCTCGCCGAGTCCAGCTACCGACACGAGCTGGAGGCCGACCTGGAGCCCTTCCGCGGGCTGCTGCTCGGGCTGTTCTTCATCTCCGTGGGCATGACGGTGGACCTGAAGGTCATCCTGAGCCACTGGCGCGTGCTGCTGGGCGCGCTCGTGGCCGTCATCCTCATCAAGACGACGGTGGTGTACGGGCTGATGCGGCTGCTGCGCAACGGGCACGAGGTGTCCATCCGCACCGCGCTGCTGTTGCCGCAGGGAGGGGAGTTCGGCTTCGTCCTGTTCTCCACCGCCGTGGCCGCCGGGGTGATGGTGCAGGAGCAGGCCACGCTGCTCGTCGCGCTCGTGACGCTCACCATGGCCGTCACTCCGCTGCTGGCGGCGCTGACCCCCCGGCTCGTGGGGCGGAGCTCGGCACCCGAGCGGAAGGAGAGCTTCGATGGTGCGCGCGGCTCCGTGCTCATCGTCGGCTTCGGCCGGTTCGGGCAGATGGTCGCCCAGCTGCTGCTCGCCGAGGGCGTGGACGTCACCACCATCGACAACGACGTGGAGATGATAGAGGCCGCCGAGCGCTTCGGCTTCAAGGTCTACTACGGCGATGGCACACGGCTGGACGTGCTGCGGGCCGCCGGTGCGGAGCGGGCCCGGCTCATCTGCGTGTGCGTGGAACGCAAGGAGGCGGCCAGCCGCATCGCGGAGCTGTGCCGGACGACATTCCCACTCGCGCAGCTATACGTGCGCGCCTACGACCGCGTCCACGCGCTGGAGCTGCTGGAGCATGGCGTGCACTACCAGCTGCGGGAGACGTTCGAGAGCGCCATCGCCTTCGGGCGCGCCGCGCTGGTGGGGCTGGGGCTGCCGCCGGAGCGCGTGGTGGAGGTGGAGGAGGATGTCCGACAGCGCGACAGGGAGCGCTTCGCATTGCAGCAGCAGGGCCGTGACGCCCAGGCGGGAAATGACAAACTCTACACGCGCCCTGTTCCCCGCCCCGAGCCGTTCATTCCTCCCCAGCGGCAGGCCGTCGCGCTGAACCCGTCTCCCAGAGGGGAGGGCGCGACGGAGGAGGAGGGGAAGGACCGCTAG
- a CDS encoding tetratricopeptide repeat protein, whose amino-acid sequence MTLSDEAATFHAQALTLADAGELPGALAACEQSLALFERAEDTSPVDLANVLNMLSGLCADGGQLPRARAAAERSWQLMRELEGPPVEVERVRVQALAARALVSRFEGRYEEAASLYEEALQENTRAFSAEDSEAIWLLNGLGMVCKFAGWFERGARSYRRALRLLERRLGRRPFQSAPIFHNLGGLEHARERYARAEPFARASVLLREAKLGAHHPSVARDLAALAAIVVGRGRYDEAEALLLRAYVLMERAYGLHHPELGVCASNLATLLSARGELEEAEARYLEALAIKRRALGDAHPEVAKTLNNLGVVLARLGRNDDARDAYTRALSVLHATVGEAHPTAAACRDNLALLEA is encoded by the coding sequence ATGACCCTGAGTGACGAAGCCGCTACCTTCCATGCACAGGCCCTGACGCTCGCCGACGCTGGCGAGCTTCCCGGGGCTCTTGCTGCCTGCGAGCAGTCGCTGGCCCTCTTCGAGCGCGCGGAGGACACGAGCCCGGTCGACCTCGCCAACGTGCTCAACATGCTGTCGGGGCTGTGCGCGGACGGAGGTCAGCTGCCCCGGGCCCGCGCGGCGGCGGAGCGCTCGTGGCAGCTGATGCGCGAGCTGGAGGGGCCCCCCGTCGAGGTCGAGCGCGTCCGCGTGCAGGCGCTCGCCGCGCGCGCCCTCGTGTCCCGCTTCGAGGGGCGCTACGAGGAAGCCGCCTCGCTCTATGAGGAGGCCCTCCAGGAGAACACGCGCGCCTTCAGCGCTGAGGACTCCGAGGCCATCTGGCTGCTCAATGGCCTGGGCATGGTGTGCAAGTTCGCCGGCTGGTTCGAGCGTGGCGCGCGCTCCTACCGGCGCGCACTGCGGCTCCTCGAGCGGCGGCTCGGCCGCAGGCCCTTCCAGAGCGCTCCCATCTTCCACAACCTGGGCGGCCTCGAGCACGCGCGCGAGCGCTATGCGCGGGCCGAGCCCTTCGCTCGCGCCTCCGTGCTCCTGCGCGAGGCGAAGCTGGGCGCGCACCACCCCTCCGTCGCCCGGGACCTGGCGGCCCTGGCGGCCATCGTCGTGGGCCGCGGCCGCTACGACGAAGCGGAGGCGCTGCTGCTCCGGGCCTACGTCCTGATGGAGCGCGCGTATGGGCTCCACCATCCGGAGCTCGGTGTCTGCGCCAGCAACCTGGCCACGCTCCTGTCCGCCCGGGGCGAGCTCGAAGAGGCGGAGGCCCGCTACCTCGAAGCACTCGCCATCAAGCGGCGCGCGCTGGGCGACGCGCACCCCGAGGTGGCGAAGACGCTCAACAACCTGGGCGTCGTCCTGGCCCGGCTCGGCCGGAATGATGACGCGAGGGACGCGTACACCCGCGCGCTGTCCGTCCTCCACGCCACCGTCGGCGAGGCCCATCCGACAGCGGCGGCGTGCCGTGACAACCTCGCGCTCCTGGAAGCGTAG
- a CDS encoding GAF domain-containing protein, producing MARPPESPPLEAPAPDSSPSGFPVGLLEQLPEAIAALSREARFRYVNGAAERFFGSARGELLGREAWEALPGDDGPMVRQALERAAASGQSEHFEHFSESRRQWLDVRVHTGADTLWLVITDLTGHKQAARLRVLAEASRALSAAKLELEEVLDTVVRQVVAHLSDSCGVALVSADGQWLDTVAYDDVRPADKAAFQAASARSRLRIGESVIGKVALSGQPMRLLRISGEQLAKTLRPEHREMVLRSEHYSILAVPLLLRGAVIGTLHCVRRSPRPAFDDDDEALLRELADRSALAIANARLHQETLMQARVLDSMAEGVSVSDEHGLIVYTNPAEDRMFGYGPGELQGQHVTVQNDYPSEENARVVEQVITELKATGVWSGEWRNVRKDGTPFVTRAHITALELWGRPHWVCVQQDVSEQKRAEAERAALLAAEQEARTRAERTAEYARRLQQVTQLLGQALSRDEVAGAVLEVGVDALGAVNAGIWQLDAATGLLELMQSRGYAPQTVKGFGSFSVDAPVPLAEAVRQAAPLWMRSWAEYAERVPASEERAYAVRHRHGMANACLPLLVEGRAIGGLTFGFEGEHPFEDVERWFLQILTQHAAQALERAKLFEAQLVTQGRLEAMVAERQRAEERMRFLAEASALLASSLDYERTLAAMARVAVPVLADWCAVDVLEDDGHVRRVVVAHEDPERARLALDFHRRHPPDLSAPGGLGKVLRTGEPELMEAIPEALLVATVPDPERLAAVRALGLRSYLSVPLRRRGRVVAALTLGYAESDRRYTGDDLRLVEELALRAATAMDNAMLYQEAREAVAARDTFLGVASHELNTPLTSLKLNLQGLRRALVPGPGVDAKFQSADRQLTRLSSLIRELLDVSRITAGRLKLEPEPLDLAELVREVAARVAEDAARAGCELRLRVPSTVPGLWDRLRVDQVLQNLLSNALKYGHDGPVDVELEAGADSVTLRVRDEGIGIAPEDQPRLFQKFLRVASERHYSGFGLGLWIVRQVVDAMEGRIHVDSDVGRGATFTVVLPRRMPPSARPDV from the coding sequence GTGGCCAGGCCTCCCGAGTCACCTCCCCTGGAAGCACCCGCTCCTGACTCGTCGCCCTCCGGCTTTCCCGTCGGGCTCCTCGAGCAGCTCCCCGAGGCCATCGCGGCGCTCAGCCGGGAGGCGCGCTTCCGGTATGTGAATGGCGCCGCCGAGCGCTTCTTCGGAAGTGCGCGAGGCGAGCTGCTGGGGCGCGAGGCGTGGGAGGCGCTGCCCGGGGACGACGGCCCCATGGTGCGCCAGGCCCTGGAGCGCGCCGCGGCGAGCGGCCAGTCCGAGCACTTCGAGCACTTCTCCGAGTCCCGCCGTCAGTGGCTGGACGTGCGCGTCCACACGGGTGCGGACACACTCTGGCTCGTCATCACGGACCTCACGGGGCACAAGCAGGCCGCGAGGCTTCGCGTCCTGGCGGAGGCCTCACGCGCGCTGTCGGCCGCGAAGCTGGAGCTGGAGGAGGTGCTCGACACGGTGGTCCGGCAGGTGGTGGCCCACCTCTCCGACTCGTGCGGCGTGGCGCTGGTCTCCGCCGACGGGCAGTGGCTGGACACGGTGGCGTATGACGACGTCCGCCCCGCCGACAAGGCCGCCTTCCAGGCTGCATCCGCGCGCTCGCGGCTGCGCATCGGGGAGAGTGTCATCGGCAAGGTGGCCCTCAGCGGCCAGCCCATGCGCCTGCTCCGCATCTCCGGCGAGCAGCTGGCGAAGACCCTCAGGCCCGAGCACCGCGAGATGGTGCTGCGCTCGGAGCACTACAGCATCCTGGCCGTCCCGCTGCTGCTGCGCGGAGCGGTCATCGGCACGTTGCATTGCGTGCGCCGCTCTCCCCGGCCCGCCTTCGACGACGACGACGAGGCGCTGCTGCGCGAGCTGGCCGACCGGTCCGCGCTCGCCATCGCCAATGCGCGGCTCCACCAGGAGACGCTCATGCAGGCCCGCGTCCTCGACTCCATGGCGGAGGGGGTGAGCGTCTCCGACGAGCACGGCCTCATCGTCTACACCAACCCGGCCGAGGACCGGATGTTCGGCTACGGGCCCGGGGAGCTGCAGGGCCAGCACGTGACGGTGCAGAACGACTACCCGTCCGAGGAGAATGCCCGCGTCGTGGAGCAGGTCATCACCGAGCTCAAGGCGACAGGTGTCTGGTCCGGTGAGTGGCGCAACGTGCGCAAGGACGGGACGCCCTTCGTCACCCGGGCCCACATCACCGCCCTGGAGCTGTGGGGCCGGCCGCACTGGGTCTGCGTGCAGCAGGACGTCAGCGAGCAGAAGCGCGCCGAGGCCGAGCGCGCCGCCCTGCTGGCCGCGGAGCAGGAGGCGAGGACGCGGGCGGAGCGCACCGCGGAGTACGCCCGCCGGCTCCAGCAGGTGACCCAGCTGCTGGGGCAGGCGCTGTCACGGGACGAGGTCGCCGGGGCGGTGCTGGAGGTGGGCGTGGACGCGCTGGGGGCCGTCAACGCGGGCATCTGGCAACTGGACGCCGCCACCGGGCTGCTCGAGCTGATGCAGTCCCGCGGGTACGCGCCCCAGACGGTGAAGGGCTTCGGTTCCTTCTCCGTGGACGCGCCGGTGCCGCTGGCGGAGGCGGTGCGCCAGGCGGCACCCCTGTGGATGCGCAGCTGGGCCGAGTATGCCGAGCGGGTCCCCGCGTCCGAGGAGCGCGCCTACGCCGTGCGCCACCGCCATGGGATGGCGAATGCGTGCCTGCCGCTGCTCGTGGAAGGGCGGGCCATCGGTGGGCTGACGTTCGGCTTCGAGGGCGAGCACCCCTTCGAGGACGTGGAGCGCTGGTTCCTCCAGATTCTCACCCAGCACGCGGCGCAGGCGCTGGAGCGCGCGAAGCTCTTCGAGGCGCAGCTCGTCACCCAGGGCCGCCTGGAGGCCATGGTCGCCGAGCGCCAGCGCGCCGAGGAGCGCATGCGCTTCCTCGCGGAGGCGAGCGCGCTGCTGGCCTCCTCGCTCGACTACGAGCGCACGCTGGCCGCGATGGCCCGCGTGGCGGTGCCTGTCCTCGCGGACTGGTGCGCCGTCGACGTGCTGGAGGACGATGGCCACGTGCGCCGGGTGGTGGTGGCCCACGAGGACCCGGAGCGGGCCCGGCTCGCGCTGGACTTCCACCGCCGCCATCCCCCCGACCTGAGTGCGCCGGGAGGGCTCGGCAAGGTGCTGCGCACCGGGGAGCCGGAGCTGATGGAGGCCATTCCCGAGGCGCTGCTCGTCGCCACCGTGCCGGACCCGGAGCGGCTGGCGGCGGTGAGGGCGCTGGGCCTCCGCTCGTATCTCAGCGTGCCCCTGCGCCGCCGGGGCCGCGTCGTCGCGGCGCTGACGCTGGGGTATGCGGAGTCGGACCGGCGCTACACCGGGGACGACCTGCGGCTGGTGGAGGAGCTGGCGCTGCGCGCGGCCACCGCCATGGACAACGCCATGCTCTACCAGGAGGCCCGGGAGGCCGTCGCGGCGCGCGACACCTTCCTCGGCGTGGCGTCCCACGAGCTGAACACCCCGCTCACCTCGCTCAAGCTCAACCTGCAGGGACTGCGGCGCGCGCTGGTGCCGGGCCCCGGCGTGGACGCGAAGTTCCAGTCCGCGGACCGGCAGCTCACCCGGCTGTCCAGCCTCATCCGCGAGCTGCTGGACGTGTCGCGCATCACCGCGGGCCGGCTGAAGCTGGAGCCCGAGCCGCTGGACCTGGCGGAGCTGGTGCGCGAGGTGGCCGCGCGCGTCGCCGAGGACGCGGCGCGCGCCGGGTGCGAGCTTCGCCTGCGCGTCCCCTCGACGGTGCCAGGCCTGTGGGACCGGCTCCGCGTCGACCAGGTGCTGCAGAACCTCCTGTCCAACGCGCTGAAGTACGGCCACGACGGGCCGGTGGACGTGGAGCTGGAGGCCGGCGCGGACTCCGTCACGCTGCGGGTGAGGGACGAGGGCATCGGCATCGCCCCGGAGGACCAGCCGCGCCTCTTCCAGAAGTTCCTGCGGGTGGCCAGCGAGCGCCACTACAGCGGCTTCGGCCTGGGCCTCTGGATTGTGAGGCAGGTGGTGGATGCGATGGAGGGCCGCATCCACGTGGACAGCGACGTGGGCCGGGGGGCGACGTTCACCGTCGTGCTCCCCCGGCGCATGCCGCCCTCCGCGCGTCCGGACGTGTGA